The Saccharomycodes ludwigii strain NBRC 1722 chromosome II, whole genome shotgun sequence genome window below encodes:
- the PRM4 gene encoding pheromone-regulated protein PRM4 (similar to Saccharomyces cerevisiae YPL156C | PRM4 | Pheromone-Regulated Membrane protein) has product MLFKKSSSSSVVTTNKINKRKIFKSKIISTTLTLVTILLFIFLTSNELSGWINNIEASIHQIVTYKNTSSTLTDNGNDVHEQMEQNPATVANTNTEHAKDTNTNKEEKNSILDSKKLINNDEILSNQQVIDHEINSILTTIKATTIKSSLPTPEMMGKKFPGEIPPTQPHSTKTLVKSTITEYKHNDDFDPMISFHEIINTSPVVIFCKFGSKDCEYLTNLLNSEYEITPQPIVVELNKHKHGKLLQDYIQNNKLIVYGETLQGLNYDNELLLDVPYLFINGASIINRGISHDIKKLHKNNQLLDRFNHYASDNVSFKRIGSPSNN; this is encoded by the coding sequence atgcTATTCAAGAaatcgtcatcatcatctgtTGTCACTActaacaaaattaataagaggaaaattttcaaatctaAAATTATATCAACCACATTAACTTTGGTAACAATATTgctgtttatatttttaacctCGAATGAATTAAGCGGTTGGATTAACAACATTGAAGCTTCAATACATCAAATAGTTACATATAAGAATACAAGTAGTACTCTCACTGATAACGGAAATGATGTGCATGAACAAATGGAACAAAATCCAGCTACTGTAGCAAATACCAACACGGAACATGCTAAAGATACAAATACCAATAAAGAAGAGAAGAATAGTATTTTAGATAGTAAAAAGTTAATCAATAATGATGAGATTTTATCAAATCAACAAGTTATTGATCATGAGATTAATTCTATATTGACTACCATAAAAGCAACAACCATTAAATCTTCTTTACCGACGCCAGAAATGATGGGTAAGAAATTTCCAGGTGAAATACCTCCCACGCAACCCCATAGTACTAAAACATTGGTAAAATCAACCATTACAGAATACAAGCATAATGACGATTTTGATCCAATGATTTCATTTCatgaaattataaatacatCACCTGTAGTGATTTTTTGCAAATTTGGTAGTAAAGATTGCGaatatttaacaaatttattaaattcagAATACGAGATAACACCTCAACCCATAGTAGTTGagttaaataaacataaacaTGGCAAACTATTACAAGACtatattcaaaataacaaaCTAATTGTTTATGGTGAAACATTACAAGGTCTAAACTATGATAATGAACTTTTATTGGACGTTccttatttgtttataaatGGTGCTTCCATCATTAATAGAGGTATTTCCCATGATATCAAGAAGCTACATAAGAACAATCAATTGTTGGACAGGTTTAATCATTATGCTAGTGATAATGTCTCATTTAAGCGTATCGGAAGTCCATCAAATAACTAA
- the TGS1 gene encoding RNA methyltransferase (similar to Saccharomyces cerevisiae YPL157W | TGS1 | TrimethylGuanosine Synthase) has product MNHFELKDFLSKLIIFDENELLDIINLLQYNFDPESLKITDKKIKSRFNNTETGISNSKSLSKQDARIYKYYLNRYTIFSKLQTNKSCCLYMTDELWYSVTPEDISLFIADYIYSCLLNSKKDLNKTIIIDCCCGGGGNTIQFAKKFPNCIGVDNNIEHLYCTYKNSELYNVQDRVLLKYGDWFKKEDDLLNLLNQTGNCVGCVFSSPPWGGPEYLLSEYYDLEKNLNGFGGGLTNILMSFKKFSKNIVLFLPKNSNLVQLSEITEKVFDKDTRCRIIYVKSNGYLKGLLCMWGEDIVF; this is encoded by the coding sequence ATGAATCATTTcgaattaaaagatttccTATCTAAACTTATAATctttgatgaaaatgaacTTTTAGATATCATAAATCTATTACAGTATAACTTCGATCCAGAATCCTTGAAAATaactgataaaaaaatcaaaagtagatttaataatactgaAACTGGAATATCCAACAGTAAATCATTGTCTAAACAAGATGCaagaatatataaatattatttaaacagGTATACCATTTTTAGTAAATTACAAACTAATAAATCGTGTTGTTTGTATATGACTGATGAATTATGGTACAGCGTTACCCCAGAAGATATTTCTTTGTTTATCGCAgactatatatattcctGTCTATtaaattccaaaaaagatttaaacaaaactattattattgattgcTGTTGcggtggtggtggtaataCAATACAGTTCGCCAAAAAATTCCCCAATTGTATAGGTGTAGACAATAATATTGAGCATTTGTATTGTACCTATAAAAACAGTGAATTGTATAACGTTCAAGATAGagttttattgaaataCGGTGAttggtttaaaaaagaggatgatctattaaatcttttaaatcaaACAGGTAATTGCGTAGGGTGTGTGTTCAGTTCACCGCCTTGGGGTGGTCCTGAATATTTACTGAGTGAATATTatgatttagaaaaaaatttaaacgGCTTTGGTGGTGGATTAACTAATATTTTGAtgagttttaaaaaatttagtaAAAATATCGTACTATTTCTACCTAAAAACTCAAATTTAGTACAGCTATCTGAAATCACAGAAAAGGTCTTTGATAAAGACACCAGATGTAGAATTATATATGTTAAGAGTAATGGTTATTTAAAGGGACTCTTATGTATGTGGGGGGAAGacattgttttttaa
- the MGL2 gene encoding putative carboxylic ester hydrolase (similar to Saccharomyces cerevisiae YMR210W | MGL2 | MonoacylGlycerol Lipase), producing the protein MVLEYLTFSNKVIQLLPLYPIKFVFNNNNKELSQTTNEKQVTYQTLKTLINKYSPEWNDGAKCLFHPIFNNGHLQTVYASFLNSSTNNNPTLARGLIELPTLIVTYKRLILDYPDGGKGALDFYVNDSTSNDCNADVQDKSCNLPENVNSQKKPLPFNITYFTQGEVDKLFYEGNNINDSSPMVIFLHGLTGGSNEGYITSILSKLPSHFKSCVLNSRGCNNSTITTPFLYNGYWTNDIRYTIKYLRQIYPKRKFYLLGISLGSSVLVNYLGQEGEHSDVELGIALGVPWDLSITSIYLNKLSILGPVYSKVMASNCLKLIESNLPQLRELNKNPLLDFNGHDWKDRISTIEEFDNVYTSKMFGISSSFEYYRRASPSNRIFNIKTPLITLNSLDDPILGSCYIPHREIENNPYILCLNTTKGGHIGWLDFHGNRWYIEPIVKFLTGYHKDIASNPNVKVELDSRVINVPEIVKKNIIPSYMVEK; encoded by the coding sequence atGGTATTAGAATATCTGACATTCAGTAATAAAGTAATTCAATTATTGCCACTTTATCCtattaaatttgtttttaataacaacaataaagaATTATCTCAAACGACTAATGAAAAACAAGTAACCTACCAAACATTAAAAAccttaattaataaatactCCCCCGAGTGGAATGACGGTGCCAAATGTTTATTTCATcctattttcaataatggACATTTACAAACAGTTTATGCCTCATTTTTGAACTCATCCACTAATAACAACCCTACTTTAGCCCGAGGACTGATTGAACTCCCAACTCTTATCGTAACATATAAAAGATTGATTTTGGATTATCCCGATGGTGGTAAAGGAGCTTTAGATTTCTATGTAAATGATAGTACTTCTAATGATTGTAATGCTGATGTTCAAGATAAGTCTTGCAATTTACCTGAAAACGTAAATtctcaaaaaaaacctCTACCATTTAATATAACCTATTTCACACAAGGAGAGGTCGACAAACTATTTTATGAGGgcaataatatcaatgaTAGTTCGCCGatggttatttttttacatgGGTTAACTGGTGGCTCTAATGAAGGGTATATAACTAGCATATTATCAAAACTGCCCTCccattttaaaagttgCGTTTTAAATAGTAGAGGCTGCAATAATTCTACGATCACAACACCATTTTTGTACAATGGTTATTGGACTAATGATATTAGATATAccattaaatatttacgCCAAATATATCCgaaaaggaaattttaCCTGTTGGGTATTTCTTTAGGTTCTAGTGTTTTGGTAAATTATTTGGGGCAAGAGGGAGAGCATAGTGATGTCGAATTAGGTATCGCATTAGGTGTTCCTTGGGATTTGTCAATCActtctatttatttaaataaattatccaTACTAGGACCTGTATACTCTAAAGTTATGGCATCAAACTGTTTGAAGCTGATCGAAAGTAATCTGCCTCAATTAAGAGAATTAAACAAGAATCCACTTTTAGATTTCAATGGCCATGACTGGAAAGACCGCATTTCAACGATAGAAGAATTTGATAATGTTTACACCAGTAAAATGTTTGGAATAAGCTCCTCGTTTGAATATTATAGAAGGGCAAGTCCTTCCAAcagaatttttaatattaaaacgCCGTTAATAACATTAAACAGCTTAGACGATCCAATCCTGGGGTCTTGTTATATTCCCCATAgagaaatagaaaataatcCTTACATTTTATGCTTGAATACAACCAAAGGTGGTCATATTGGATGGCTGGATTTCCATGGTAATAGATGGTATATCGAACCAATAgtcaaatttttaactGGTTATCATAAGGATATTGCTTCAAATCCAAATGTGAAAGTTGAACTAGATAGTAGAGTAATAAATGTGCCTgaaattgtaaaaaaaaatatcattccTTCGTATATGGTTGAGAAATga
- the KIP2 gene encoding Kip2p (similar to Saccharomyces cerevisiae YPL155C | KIP2 | KInesin related Protein) has protein sequence MSYTNNFQNLNQSTAVCRNSTTKIYVQHNSKKVNNNDNTLNLSSNEVSPAQATSSSSSNLLNIPDNLFLTQDKIESVPPTSKLSPNGKRNASEDSAISSTPSTSSATSTSHKNINNSKDFKSISAASRKKKIMLYCNNTNNAGCGTISSNYSDNNSGEIFSTSNTPSNNTVSNTNSTATTTTNLRKNTWSKLSIKRSFPNLLTGSSHNVTNSNSDISLNRRFKSGLNSLGNNIDGGVHSSANSNDIDEHDYSFISSPIAYSPVSPSSSPITNISSTAYLQDNLNGNISQEDNYKGSILVSVRVKPDLKKSINSNNNNNSKSELKLPWYIENNNNIIGYKDYGGFKLDNIFPPNCNNNDIYNCIGAPMINRLFQGFNCTMFAYGCTGSGKTYTMTGDSVEPGLIPMAADHLFHMIEEFSKINTQGDNAEELMGYKVKVSYLELYNEKVYDLLTEEETGANNKMKNSNTPRQDLKLRDDTEYGIRVIGLSEHEVNNTGEIMEWINMGNNNRKFGSTDYNLRSSRSHCIVLIRLFQTAMNGQGTKCCTLSLCDLAGSEKANISNTNTMSNNLFMSSPFSPNGVNYDTTGTNSTNTATTNNNVNYSSPNVNGNYFTDDDSSNGCSVLNTPSLSNRRKEGSFINKSLLALSTVISKLSNNKYDNNNSDLSHIPYRDSKLTRLLQPSLSGQSIITTICTVDTWNTRATAETLSTLRFASRAKNIEMVVSKRNLIANNNSNPHTNDFVNKKQVKMINFLQEKLYERELELKDLRSNTNANNNKVSINNKYLTCFDDFTNEKDLIFNKILNELPQYEKEIITNKFLEMSMELEELRSYHNTVIDTSMAANRHTIITTDTSNINNNIPSLNSSIYDDSNSKLFSPKEHANRVYELLREQENEIIELKRLLTRKDKMIAALQTLNKTMNK, from the coding sequence CAAGCaacttcttcttcctcttccaaTTTACTTAATATACCcgataatttatttttaactcaGGATAAAATTGAGTCCGTACCGCCGACAAGCAAATTAAGTCCCAATGGCAAAAGAAACGCATCTGAAGATTCAGCTATATCATCTACTCCTAGCACGTCATCAGCAACATCAACTAGCCACaagaatataaataacagCAAAGATTTTAAATCAATATCAGCTGCTTcaaggaagaagaaaataatgcTATATTGTAATAATACGAATAATGCTGGCTGTGGTACCATTTCATCTAATTACAGCGATAATAATTCTGGAGAAATATTTTCTACTTCAAACACGCctagtaataatactgtTTCCAATACCAATTCTACAGCTaccactactactaatCTTAGGAAGAACACTTGGTCAAAATTATCTATTAAAAGATCATTTCCAAATTTGTTAACTGGTAGTTCTCATAATGTTACTAATAGCAACAGTGATATATCCCTAAATAGGAGATTTAAATCAGGCTTGAACTCGTTGggaaataatattgatggTGGTGTTCATAGCAGCGCAAATAGCAATGATATTGATGAACACGattatagttttatttcttcGCCTATAGCATATTCGCCTGTATCGCCATCTTCATCGCCTATTACCAATATTTCATCCACAGCATACTTACAAGATAACCTTAATGGTAACATCAGCCAAGAAGATAATTATAAAGGCTCGATATTGGTTAGTGTTAGAGTTAAGccagatttaaaaaagagtataaattctaataataataataatagtaagaGCGAGTTGAAACTACCTTGGTATATcgaaaataacaataacataaTAGGATACAAAGATTACGGTGGATTTAAACTAGATAATATATTCCCTCCcaattgtaataataatgatatttataattgtATAGGGGCTCCTATGATCAATAGGCTATTTCAAGGGTTTAATTGTACGATGTTTGCTTACGGCTGTACTGGCAGTGGTAAGACATACACAATGACAGGTGATTCTGTTGAACCTGGTTTGATTCCTATGGCTGCAGACCATTTGTTTCACATGATAGAAGAGTTTTCAAAAATCAACACACAAGGCGATAATGCAGAGGAATTAATGGGTTATAAAGTTAAAGTTTCATATTTGGAAttatataatgaaaaagtctatgatttattaaccGAGGAGGAGACTGGtgccaataataaaatgaaaaacagTAATACACCTCGTCAAGATTTGAAATTGAGAGATGATACAGAGTACGGGATTAGGGTAATTGGGTTAAGCGAACATGAAGTCAACAACACAGGTGAAATAATGGAATGGATTAATATGgggaataataatagaaaatttGGAAGTACAGACTATAATTTAAGAAGTTCCAGATCACATTGTATTGTATTGATTAGATTATTTCAAACTGCTATGAATGGTCAAGGAACGAAATGTTGTACTTTGTCATTGTGTGATTTAGCAGGGTCAGAAAAGGCTAATATCAGTAATACAAATACTATGAGTAATAATCTATTTATGTCATCACCTTTTTCACCTAACGGAGTGAATTATGATACTACTGGTACCAACAGTACTAATACTGCTACCACTAATAACAACGTAAATTACTCCTCTCCCAACGTAAATGGCAATTATTTTACCGATGATGATAGTAGTAATGGTTGCAGTGTTTTAAATACACCTAGTTTAAGTAATAGAAGAAAGGAGGGttcatttattaataaatcattattGGCTTTAAGCACAGTAATATCCAAATTATcgaataataaatatgataataataattcggATTTGTCACACATACCTTATAGAGACTCTAAATTAACCAGATTATTACAACCTTCATTAAGTGGGCaaagtattattaccaccatTTGTACTGTTGATACATGGAACACGAGGGCTACTGCAGAAACCCTGAGCACCTTAAGATTTGCCTCAAGGgctaaaaatattgaaatgGTGGTGAGTAAAAGAAATTTGATagccaataataattcgAATCCTCATACAAATGATTTTgttaacaaaaaacaagttaaaatgattaattttttacaagAGAAATTGTACGAGCGGGAATTAGAATTAAAGGATCTGAGAAGCAATACcaatgctaataataataaagtttcaattaataataaatacttGACATGTTTTGATGATTTTACCAACGAAAaggatttaatttttaataaaatattgaatgAGTTACCACAAtatgaaaaggaaattatCACCAACAAGTTTTTAGAGATGAGTATGGAATTAGAAGAACTGAGAAGTTATCACAACACCGTCATTGACACCAGTATGGCTGCCAATAGACATACTATAATTACTACCGATACTagcaatattaataataatataccaTCTCTAAATAGCTCAATTTATGATGATAGTAAttctaaattatttagCCCCAAAGAACATGCTAATAGAGTATACGAATTATTAAGGGAACAGGAAAACGAAATTATAGAATTGAAAAGGTTATTGACAAGGAAAGATAAAATGATAGCTGCTTTACAaacattaaataaaacaatgaataaataa
- the AIM44 gene encoding Aim44p (similar to Saccharomyces cerevisiae YPL158C | AIM44 | Altered Inheritance rate of Mitochondria) — MREPIRTKTKSFSGTQSDFKFPTQISGIEDLKDSLTSPRSRLIPNCSTNNKYYMSNHYLLNAVVSAQMLTHNPIDEKRPVVDVVKKKNNSRTKKKLINTTVVNDNTKAPANISTDTSQTNNCINDKLQTISNVPRGNSFKRLNSTRYSNSIRRMSSTRSNNNSTYTRYHNMSSSRRRLSQKNSNIILKATLDESKSETSNGTKYTTNSSLGSYSFANISDNTTENLLSSPKSKKSSDAPSSNVSSNNKLKSNSIKRQTTGLESKSSLSTNVSSQQAQDLKKTESSIEDEKNEYPITTKRNTSGIYKTFSSYRSMMSSNSLISDLGSEPEIFNAPETKPSILGLNKITEDMVQTDFYVNEEREEEKREEEKGEEKGEEKEEKEDEKEKNKREKQKKGEEKEIDNVNTPKLMSSISAKPSVVRIRQKPSMNNRSLTERSSNAATNRYASTVINANSFTNNVANINAATADDDFVVINLTDEEGLNYDASEKQSTITKNPLCKLKRSKAIRCKGGLLRYFMKFGTFTKKRLKKLKLVISKTLHRTKRKSKQFSRSPSTISRRKTSEKTQQFKTTNHLQRANNNLFYGAGGNNNIKRSMSTLLSHSTNSVGRNMSQLLNSSAQSIARNDTSVTNSTNNNLNTNIIHHTSFKRTSLRRSPSSIKRAVSILGSNSVLNRTETISTATLNNINNNNIPLSDSRANSITSSVASSAVGKFNQSRPTLRLNTYLPSVVSARSPSVVVQNKVIPLESFHEEMEDDMVEARKTLMLNKKTDLLFKPNIIINNITEEEEEEEEKEEEEEEEEKEEEEEEEEKEEEEEKEEKEEKEEKEKEEKEEKGGQKEEYIINTDKMARYKSQSIFQSEHSSIINVSEFEDALSSQNLFLPEDEQFDFTNVPTITDFTDIKDELTAINQMKFNNECNELDDNESDIEIIGELTHKRAASSYYSVMPDIFKEENEIVSDNTNPDTLVADNITTEEEQEENHMTYSEKEKSEYADMLKNYLTKIIQNRILLQLKISVLENNNEANEQVQALIHQAMGSDYEGSTQNESNTDIECYDLTDDKYTHAICDIKGNESIYDNEEEYILKMKTSTTSFVKAASLRASDSFKRTLTVR; from the coding sequence ATGAGAGAACCAATTagaacaaaaacaaaatctttttctgGCACTCAAAGTGATTTCAAATTCCCTACACAAATATCCGGTATTGAAGACCTAAAAGATTCATTAACTTCACCCAGGTCAAGATTAATACCCAATTGCTCAAcgaataataaatattatatgaGTAACCATTATTTACTAAACGCAGTCGTGTCTGCTCAAATGTTAACCCATAATCCAATTGATGAAAAGAGACCTGTTGTAGATGTggttaaaaagaaaaataacagtAGAACCAAAAAGAAACTGATTAATACTACCGTTGTCAATGACAACACGAAAGCCCCTGCTAATATTTCCACCGACACCAGCcaaacaaataattgtATAAATGACAAACTACAAACTATAAGCAATGTTCCCAGAGGAAACAGTTTTAAAAGACTAAACAGCACTAGATATAGTAACAGTATAAGGAGAATGAGTAGCACGagaagtaataataatagcactTATACTCGTTACCATAACATGAGTTCTAGCAGAAGAAGACTATcccaaaaaaattcaaatataatattaaaagctACTTTGGACGAATCAAAGAGCGAAACATCAAATGGTACAAAATATACCACAAACAGTTCCTTGGGCAGTTATTCATTTGCCAATATTTCCGATAATACAACggaaaatttattatcttcaCCAAAATCGAAAAAGAGTAGTGATGCTCCAAGTAGTAATGTtagtagtaacaataaactAAAATCAAATTCAATTAAAAGACAGACCACTGGGTTGGAAAGCAAGTCATCACTTTCGACAAATGTCTCATCACAACAAGCacaagatttaaaaaaaacggAAAGTTCGAtagaagatgaaaaaaacGAATATCCCATTACTACTAAACGCAATACCTCTGGTATTTACAAAACTTTTAGTTCCTATCGTTCAATGATGAGCTCTAATAGTTTGATATCTGATTTAGGCAGTGAACCAGAAATTTTTAATGCTCCAGAAACCAAACCTTCTATCTTAggattaaataaaattaccGAAGATATGGTACAAACCGATTTTTATGTCAATgaagaaagagaagaagaaaaaagagaagaagaaaaaggagaagaaaaaggagaagaaaaagaagaaaaagaagatgaaaaagaaaaaaataagagagaaaaacagaaaaaaggggaagagaaagaaataGACAATGTCAATACCCCTAAACTTATGTCTAGTATCTCCGCTAAGCCATCCGTAGTAAGGATAAGACAGAAACCTAGTATGAATAATAGAAGTTTAACAGAACGTTCATCAAACGCTGCTACCAATAGATATGCTTCGACTGTTATTAATGCCAATAGTTTTACTAATAACGTTGCCAATATTAATGCAGCTACTGCTGATGAcgattttgttgttattaactTAACTGATGAAGAGGGGTTAAATTACGATGCCAGTGAGAAACAGAGCACAATTACAAAGAATCCACTATgcaaattgaaaagatcCAAAGCTATTCGTTGCAAAGGTGGTTTATTAAGATACTTTATGAAATTTGGCACCTTcaccaaaaaaagattaaaaaaattgaaattagtTATTAGTAAAACATTGCATCGCACAAAGAGGAAATCTAAACAGTTTTCAAGGTCACCCTCTACTATATCTAGACGCAAAACCAGCGAAAAGACCCAACAATTCAAAACCACAAACCATTTACAAAGagccaataataatttattttacgGTGCaggtggtaataataatattaaaagaagcaTGTCAACATTGTTAAGTCATTCAACCAATTCAGTGGGTAGGAACATGAGCCAGCTGCTTAATTCCTCTGCCCAATCAATTGCAAGAAATGATACTAGTGTCACCAATAGTACCAACAATAACCTCAATACCAATATTATACATCACACTAGTTTTAAAAGAACGTCATTAAGAAGATCTCCATCATCTATTAAAAGAGCTGTTTCTATATTAGGATCCAATAGCGTTTTAAATCGTACTGAAACAATAAGTACTGCTACTTTGaacaatatcaataacaataatattccaTTATCAGACTCTAGAGCCAATTCTATAACTTCTTCTGTCGCATCCAGTGCTGTGGGCAAGTTTAATCAATCGAGACCAACATTGAGATTAAATACTTATCTTCCATCAGTCGTTTCTGCTAGATCACCATCTGTTGTTGTGCAAAATAAGGTTATACCATTGGAATCTTTCCATGAAGAAATGGAAGATGACATGGTTGAAGCAAGGAAGACATTAATgctaaataaaaaaactgatTTACTGTTTAAaccaaatattattatcaataatatcactgaagaggaagaagaagaagaggagaaggaggaggaagaagaagaggaggagaaggaggaggaagaagaagaggaggagaaggaggaggaagaagaaaaagaggagaaggaagagaaagaagaaaaagaaaaagaagaaaaggaagaaaaaggagGACAAAAAGAGGAATACATTATAAATACCGACAAGATGGCTAGATACAAATCACaatcaatttttcaatCCGAACACTCCTCTATTATCAATGTTTCTGAATTTGAAGACGCTTTAAGTTCCCAGAACTTATTTTTACCAGAAGATGAACAATTTGATTTCACAAATGTTCCAACTATTACCGACTTTACTGACATTAAAGATGAATTAACTGCTATTAATCAAATGAAATTTAACAATGAATGTAATGAACTGGATGATAATGAAAGTGATATTGAAATCATTGGTGAACTTACTCACAAAAGAGCGGCAAGCTCATATTATTCTGTTATGCcagatatttttaaagaagaaaatgaaattgtCAGTGATAATACTAATCCAGATACATTGGTTGCTGACAACATAACCACTgaagaagaacaagaagaaaacCATATGACTTATtcagaaaaagaaaaatctgAATATGCAGATatgttgaaaaattatttaacaaaaatcaTACAAAATCgtattttattacaattgaaaatatctgttttagaaaacaataatgaaGCAAATGAACAAGTACAAGCTTTAATACATCAAGCTATGGGGAGTGACTATGAAGGTTCTACTCAAAATGAAAGCAACACTGATATTGAATGTTACGATTTAACTGATGACAAGTATACCCATGCTATCTGTGATATAAAGGGCAACGAATCGATCTATGATAACGAGGAAGAATacattttgaaaatgaaaactaGTACCACCAGTTTTGTCAAAGCGGCAAGTTTAAGAGCATCTGATAGTTTTAAAAGGACTTTAACAGTTAGatag
- the PET20 gene encoding Pet20p (similar to Saccharomyces cerevisiae YPL159C | PET20 | PETite colonies) — translation MYMSFLRGTNGTAATATTSKLLRRANNHISTQNNNNTKSLYLLNTAVVRFQSSFSFSSNTKLLQNQQQTSKKSGSSSDTVTTNTKDTANNAATNISSHNIAPTLTKCVKVNINKKRKDYSWIPRVSNTDILSRNEIFKESLYCGYRPLFLVHEKIEASVKNKLTKNKAKSNHNVSFFKEIEVDLGLNNDSKNNDNIVEFALKLEKQLTPSVPWITSATGLEYYPEWDQFSEQDLKGVVPFLPPPNKSLDNVISTNQVVANNELDGTSDKDALETLKMATFENEKKKLLSRDKGRKKSILSLMRLKKKLFN, via the coding sequence ATGTACATGTCATTTCTGAGAGGTACCAATGGTACCGCTGCCACTGCCACTACTAGCAAATTATTAAGAAGAGCAAATAATCATATATCAACtcaaaacaacaacaacactaAATCGTTATATCTGTTAAATACTGCGGTTGTAAGATTTCAGTCTTCATTTAGTTTCAGTAGCAATACcaaattattacaaaatCAACAGCAGACATCTAAGAAGTCAGGTTCTTCATCTGATACAGTTACAACCAATACTAAAGACACAGCAAATAATGCTGCTACAAACATCTCTTCTCATAATATTGCTCCCACTTTAACTAAATGTGTTAAAGTTAACATAAAcaagaagagaaaagatTATTCTTGGATACCTAGGGTCTCAAATACTGATATTTTATCCAgaaatgaaatatttaagGAATCTTTGTATTGTGGGTATAGACCATTATTTCTGGTACACGAAAAAATAGAAGCTAGTGTCAAGAATAAACTTACGAAGAACAAAGCTAAATCTAATCACAatgtttcattttttaaagagaTAGAAGTTGATTTAGGACTTAATAATgattctaaaaataatgataacatAGTTGAATTTGCTTTGAAGTTAGAAAAACAGTTAACTCCGTCGGTTCCATGGATTACTTCGGCTACTGGATTGGAATATTATCCTGAATGGGATCAATTTAGTGAACAGGATTTGAAAGGTGTTGTTCCTTTTCTACCACCACCTAATAAGAGTTTAGATAATGTGATAAGTACCAACCAGGTGGTAGCTAATAATGAACTAGATGGAACAAGTGATAAAGACGCTTTAGAAACCTTGAAAATGGCGACTTTTGAGAAcgagaagaaaaaattattgagtAGGGATAAAGgtagaaaaaaatcaattttaaGCCTAATgagattaaaaaagaaactatTCAACTAA